In a genomic window of Neoarius graeffei isolate fNeoGra1 chromosome 13, fNeoGra1.pri, whole genome shotgun sequence:
- the atp1b2a gene encoding sodium/potassium-transporting ATPase subunit beta-2a isoform X2, giving the protein MSRSRTAAWSQSLILLFYVVFYTFLAGMFCLTMYVMLLTLDDYTPTWQDRLTTPGLMIRPKGKNLEIMYNIKNTESWDKYVQALNTFLTPYNNSQQVLNNNACAPDQYFIQEDSGNVRNNPKRSCQFNRTMLEECSGLVDQTYGYRDGKPCVLIKLNRVIGMLPGKSGQSPYITCGAKKDSDVVHVTYFPPNGTFNLMYYPYYGQRAQVNYTQPLVAVKFVNVTLNADVNIECKINSDKITEFSERDKFAGRVSFKLRIDSD; this is encoded by the exons gtttgaTTCTACTCTTCTATGTGGTCTTCTACACATTTCTTGCTGGAATGTTCTGCCTCACCATGTATGTTATGCTGCTTACACTCGATGATTACACACCAACTTGGCAGGACCGACTTACTACACCAG gattgaTGATCAGGCCTAAAGGTAAAAATTTGGAGATCATGTATAATATAAAAAACACTGAGAGCTGGGACAAATATGTCCAGGCACTCAACACCTTCCTCACCC CTTATAATAACTCTCAGCAGGTGCTGAATAATAACGCGTGTGCTCCGGATCAGTATTTTATTCAGGAGGACAGCGGTAATGTGCGTAATAACCCCAAAAGGTCGTGTCAGTTTAACCGCACAATGCTTGAGGAATGTTCTGGACTTGTTGACCAAACCTACGGTTATAGAGATGGAAAACCCTGCGTGCTCATCAAACTGAACCGG GTTATTGGGATGTTGCCAGGGAAATCTGGCCAGTCTCCATATATCACCTGCGGAGCAAAG aAGGACAGTGATGTAGTTCATGTCACGTATTTTCCTCCAAATGGGACATTTAATTTGATGTATTATCCATACTATGGCCAACGCGCTcag gTGAACTACACTCAGCCTCTGGTAGCAGTGAAGTTTGTGAATGTAACTCTGAACGCTGATGTGAACATCGAGTGTAAAATCAACTCTGACAAAATCACAGAGTTCAGCGAGCGTGACAAGTTTGCTGGCCGAGTCTCCTTTAAACTGCGCATCGACTCAGattag
- the gltpd2a gene encoding ceramide-1-phosphate transfer protein, with product MCRLMCVFVCACMHIHVTMRSPLCQYFLVAAILTLLLFLNSLWLPQGTVQDCESSWFPCFSTPNSKIHPAVVAVREVRIHSDNIIIRSDGINPKRVIIPDCPGQHFQVSRLLQYLDTALGPASDVLLEPYLLCWEELIKFMEALGPLVGFFTYKVQEKITLIRQLAEDDSGKHKLLTLAPTNSPLLTNNPYSHTYHSVRAMLDTELQLGVVSFDRQTPSGSRTLLRLHRSLLWLQLLLMKLWPESGHVRRSLGEVCEEAYNEALAPYHPWLLQSAARLAFQAMPEYTVLFSMVCVNTHEEAEPIIRTIIMAISEVRRRTHSELEKRNMLYLP from the exons ATGTGTAGATTAAT gtgtgtgtttgtatgtgcttGTATGCATATTCATGTGACGATGAGATCCCCACTGTGTCAGTACTTCCTTGTGGCAGCCATATTGACTCTGCTTCTATTCCTCAACTCACTGTGGCTAC CTCAAGGAACAGTACAGGATTGTGAATCTTCATGGTTCCCGTGTTTTAGTACTCCAAACAGCAAG ATACATCCGGCAGTGGTTGCAGTACGTGAAGTCAGGATCCACTCTGATAACATAATTATTCGGAGCGATGGCATTAACCCTAAACGTGTCATTATACCTGATTGTCCTGGACAGCATTTCCAGGTGTCCCGCCTCCTGCAGTATTTAGACACTGCCCTTGGCCCCGCCTCTGATGTGCTGTTGGAACCTTACCTGCTCTGCTGGGAGGAGCTAATTAA GTTTATGGAGGCTCTCGGTCCTCTGGTTGGTTTTTTCACCTACAAAGTTCAGGAGAAGATCACTCTAATTCGCCAGCTGGCTGAGGATGATTCTGGGAAGCACAAACTACTGACTTTGGCCCCCACAAACTCCCCACTTCTAACCAACaatccctacagccacacctACCATTCTGTGCGCGCCATGTTGGATACAGAGCTTCAGTTGGGTGTGGTCAGCTTTGACAGACAAACGCCATCAGGCAGTCGCACTTTGCTCCGCCTCCATCGATCATTGCTCTGGTTGCAGCTGTTGCTGATGAAGCTGTGGCCGGAGTCTGGCCATGTGAGGCGAAGTCTGGGGGAGGTGTGTGAAGAAGCATACAATGAGGCGTTAGCACCATATCACCCATGGCTACTACAGAGTGCTGCACGACTCGCTTTTCAGGCCATGCCTGAATACACTGTACTGTTCAGCATggtgtgtgtgaacacgcacGAGGAGGCAGAACCAATCATTCGCACCATCATCATGGCGATCAGTGAGGTGCGCCGCAGAACGCACAGTGAGCTGGAGAAAAGAAACATGCTGTACTTACCTTAA